A region of Thermococcus argininiproducens DNA encodes the following proteins:
- a CDS encoding NADH-quinone oxidoreductase subunit C → MTLEKEENILRQILEKAPYAEGKVRRARRIEFRIPAERIREFLTLLKESNFETMMQITAVDWIKDGEIELVYQMWSYTHAVHAFVKTRIPREVEKAKVPSVKDIYPVAETYERDAHEFYKVYFEGNEKLEMPWILEDEDREAGVCHRKDFDMLNYVKRKYKILDRFEEDKEDYVI, encoded by the coding sequence ATGACACTGGAAAAAGAGGAGAATATATTGAGGCAAATTCTTGAAAAGGCACCATATGCAGAAGGCAAGGTTAGAAGGGCTAGGAGAATAGAGTTTCGTATCCCTGCAGAGAGGATTAGAGAGTTTCTCACTCTGCTTAAGGAGAGTAACTTTGAAACTATGATGCAAATAACAGCAGTAGACTGGATTAAAGATGGGGAGATAGAGCTTGTTTATCAAATGTGGAGTTATACTCACGCTGTTCATGCATTTGTAAAGACGAGAATTCCAAGGGAAGTGGAAAAAGCGAAAGTACCTTCAGTGAAGGATATCTATCCAGTGGCAGAAACCTACGAGAGAGATGCTCATGAATTTTACAAGGTGTACTTTGAGGGTAATGAAAAACTGGAAATGCCGTGGATTCTCGAGGATGAGGATAGAGAAGCAGGAGTTTGCCATAGAAAAGACTTTGACATGCTCAATTACGTGAAAAGGAAATACAAGATTCTGGATAGGTTCGAAGAGGATAAGGAGGACTATGTGATTTGA
- a CDS encoding NuoB/complex I 20 kDa subunit family protein, producing the protein MVDWRLYEPLINFARKRSMWIVAFCTGCGGIEMPPLMTSRYDLERFGMMPNPAPRMADLFLITGYVTPKTLKRIIITYEMQPDPKYVLAHGSCPLNGGIYWDAYNAIKHLDKYLPVDVAIAGCMPRPEAVMDGIKKIMELIDSGKADGWKRYKENYEYYKKNQDELFGEGWREKTARRWIPWLMDKKKKVREE; encoded by the coding sequence ATGGTTGATTGGAGACTATATGAACCGCTTATTAACTTTGCGAGAAAAAGGAGCATGTGGATTGTGGCGTTTTGTACGGGATGTGGCGGTATAGAAATGCCTCCGCTAATGACCTCAAGATATGATCTAGAGCGTTTTGGTATGATGCCTAATCCAGCTCCAAGAATGGCTGATCTCTTCCTAATTACTGGATACGTGACTCCTAAGACCCTCAAAAGAATAATAATCACCTATGAAATGCAGCCTGATCCAAAGTACGTCCTTGCTCACGGTTCATGTCCACTAAATGGCGGAATTTATTGGGACGCTTACAATGCTATCAAGCACCTTGACAAGTATCTGCCAGTTGATGTTGCAATAGCTGGATGTATGCCGAGACCTGAGGCAGTTATGGACGGTATCAAAAAGATAATGGAACTCATTGATAGTGGGAAGGCCGATGGATGGAAACGCTACAAGGAGAACTACGAGTACTACAAGAAAAATCAGGACGAGCTCTTTGGTGAAGGGTGGAGAGAAAAGACTGCGAGAAGATGGATTCCATGGCTAATGGACAAAAAGAAGAAAGTTAGGGAGGAATGA
- a CDS encoding respiratory chain complex I subunit 1 family protein: MIEIALKALFILIYATFVGFMFMGIIRIVTARIHRRVGPPIYQPILDTIKLLSKKSNITHGLIYDFGVIYALGATILAIMFIPLGNIGVLRAYGDLVLITFLLEIPMLGIMFAAMSSGNPYAGIGAQRALLTLLAIQVPLGFAIVALAEYYGTFSTYEIVMAQQSMGWSITALPLLFAAIAYDLVLQAMFGKEPFDIMIAPGEISLGPMVEFGGKHMGILQIQHAIALFGETLFFSNIFLGGAAITIFGSSILNTIATLVVLLIKQTAVLLVATFMGAIFPRFTIDQAARFYWKWPTIIAALGAILASL, translated from the coding sequence ATGATTGAAATTGCTTTAAAAGCTCTCTTTATCTTAATTTATGCAACTTTCGTAGGTTTCATGTTCATGGGAATAATAAGAATAGTCACTGCAAGAATACACAGAAGAGTTGGGCCTCCTATCTATCAGCCCATCTTAGATACGATTAAGCTCCTTTCAAAGAAGAGCAATATAACTCATGGTTTAATATATGACTTTGGCGTGATCTACGCATTGGGAGCAACAATACTGGCTATAATGTTCATACCTCTTGGAAATATTGGTGTTCTCAGGGCGTACGGTGATCTAGTATTAATTACCTTCCTCCTTGAGATCCCAATGCTTGGGATAATGTTTGCAGCAATGAGTTCAGGAAACCCCTATGCTGGCATTGGTGCTCAGAGGGCCTTGTTGACGCTCTTAGCAATTCAAGTACCACTGGGCTTTGCAATAGTTGCCCTTGCTGAATATTATGGTACATTCAGCACCTATGAAATAGTGATGGCCCAGCAGAGCATGGGATGGAGTATAACAGCGCTTCCACTCTTGTTTGCAGCAATTGCTTACGATCTTGTACTTCAAGCAATGTTTGGTAAAGAGCCCTTTGACATCATGATTGCACCTGGCGAGATATCTCTTGGCCCAATGGTTGAGTTTGGCGGTAAACACATGGGAATACTTCAAATTCAACATGCGATAGCCCTCTTTGGAGAGACACTGTTCTTCTCAAATATATTCCTTGGAGGAGCAGCGATTACAATATTTGGGAGTTCGATACTCAATACAATAGCAACTTTGGTTGTACTCCTCATCAAGCAAACTGCAGTACTTTTGGTAGCAACTTTCATGGGTGCAATATTCCCAAGGTTCACCATAGATCAAGCTGCTAGGTTCTACTGGAAATGGCCTACAATAATAGCCGCTCTAGGGGCAATATTAGCGAGTCTGTGA
- a CDS encoding proton-conducting transporter membrane subunit, translated as MNELAIIIFAPLLAGALAWLIEVKGIRELIGVTGAALPLGFSLLLYQKTTEGINLALNIGVFNLTFALNHLNWFFIGIGTLVGFASILALVSTAKDSYEWLFALMSLTGVLGVFLANDMMTFFIFWEIMTFASFMMVLRYNRSASLKYFLLSVFGAYAMLIALGIIYAKLGTFDFGTIQQAMYQEAYASAFGAETLLSKNESALIYLLFLIAFGVKAGMFPLHVWAPDAYGETNQSYTAMFSGVLSKAGVYGFILLYVLMGTRLALEFGAFRSTTKFGYIIAFLGGLTIIVGGLLAALQEDIRKLFAYSSISQLGYILVGIGVGTALSIQAAMFHALSHALFKGLFFLIVATIVYRTGKTTFADMGGLAEKMPFTFAMAFIAILSLAGIPPLVGFASKWVLFEAVISQNLPILGGMVFFGSAIGFVYLIRFVYAVWFGQRPTDLDETKDAPLPMAIAMVILALFNVILGIAPGLVAKELNKIFGKEVIGGDLFILDLGFGKYNALAVTIYLVVGIIIAGIIYFLGAKVRKVPVTDTYQSANPVTMEYNLTIRRNFFLPLKETLAFWLRISFDRLYRTIGTWVEDLAEVMRTYIYNGNTQSYAWYLAILLLILALWGV; from the coding sequence ATGAATGAACTTGCCATAATCATTTTCGCTCCTCTGTTAGCTGGAGCCTTAGCGTGGCTTATAGAGGTAAAGGGGATTAGGGAATTAATTGGAGTAACTGGAGCAGCATTACCTTTAGGATTTTCCCTTTTACTGTACCAAAAAACGACTGAGGGCATCAATCTTGCTCTCAATATTGGGGTTTTCAATTTGACTTTTGCCCTAAATCACCTTAATTGGTTCTTTATTGGAATTGGAACTTTGGTAGGATTTGCCTCAATACTAGCTTTAGTCTCAACAGCTAAAGACAGTTATGAATGGCTCTTTGCTTTAATGAGTCTCACTGGTGTACTGGGAGTGTTCCTTGCAAATGACATGATGACATTCTTCATCTTCTGGGAGATAATGACATTTGCAAGCTTTATGATGGTGCTTCGCTACAACCGCAGTGCATCGCTAAAGTACTTCCTATTAAGCGTTTTCGGAGCATATGCAATGCTGATTGCATTGGGAATCATTTATGCAAAACTAGGAACCTTTGACTTTGGAACAATTCAACAAGCAATGTACCAAGAGGCATATGCAAGTGCATTTGGCGCTGAGACACTACTAAGCAAGAACGAGAGTGCATTAATTTATTTGCTGTTCCTCATTGCATTTGGAGTTAAAGCGGGCATGTTTCCACTGCATGTATGGGCACCAGATGCATATGGAGAGACAAATCAAAGTTATACAGCGATGTTTAGTGGAGTTTTGAGCAAAGCGGGAGTTTATGGATTCATTTTACTTTACGTACTTATGGGAACCCGTTTGGCACTTGAATTTGGAGCATTCAGAAGCACAACGAAATTTGGTTATATCATAGCATTCCTTGGAGGTTTAACTATAATTGTTGGTGGACTGTTAGCTGCTCTTCAGGAGGATATAAGAAAACTCTTTGCATATTCAAGTATAAGCCAACTTGGATACATATTAGTAGGAATTGGCGTTGGCACAGCGTTAAGCATTCAAGCAGCAATGTTCCATGCTCTTAGCCATGCGTTGTTTAAAGGCCTTTTCTTCCTCATAGTAGCTACAATAGTATACAGGACTGGTAAAACAACCTTTGCAGACATGGGAGGGCTTGCTGAGAAAATGCCATTTACATTTGCAATGGCCTTTATAGCCATTCTTAGCCTTGCTGGAATTCCGCCTTTAGTTGGGTTTGCCAGCAAGTGGGTTCTCTTTGAAGCAGTAATAAGCCAGAACTTGCCGATACTAGGTGGCATGGTGTTCTTTGGAAGTGCAATTGGGTTTGTTTACCTCATAAGATTTGTATACGCAGTATGGTTTGGACAAAGACCCACTGATTTAGATGAAACCAAAGATGCACCCTTACCAATGGCCATAGCGATGGTAATTCTAGCTCTCTTCAATGTAATACTTGGAATTGCACCGGGGCTTGTTGCAAAGGAGCTTAATAAAATATTTGGAAAAGAAGTTATCGGTGGAGACCTCTTCATACTAGATCTAGGGTTTGGAAAGTACAATGCACTGGCAGTCACGATTTATCTTGTAGTCGGCATAATAATAGCGGGGATAATCTATTTCCTCGGTGCAAAGGTTAGAAAAGTGCCTGTTACAGACACCTACCAGTCTGCTAACCCTGTGACGATGGAATATAATCTTACAATAAGGAGAAACTTCTTCCTTCCACTCAAAGAGACATTGGCATTTTGGCTTAGGATAAGCTTTGACAGGCTTTATCGCACCATAGGAACATGGGTTGAAGATCTAGCGGAAGTTATGAGGACTTATATCTACAATGGAAATACTCAGAGCTATGCATGGTACCTTGCAATACTGTTACTAATACTAGCACTTTGGGGGGTGTGA